In Archangium violaceum, the following are encoded in one genomic region:
- the istA gene encoding IS21 family transposase, which translates to MRKLREILRLHLEMGLTGRAIARSCGLSPSTVSDYLGRIKLARLNWPLPAELDDDAALEQLLFPDEHKPKLNRPEPDFARIHEELRRKHVTKQLLWQEYREQHPDGYQYSQFCEHYARWCAQLSVTMRQTHRAGEKGFVDFSGDGLELVVPETGERQKVKLFLFVLGASSYTYVEPVLGEDLATWVGCHSRALEYFGGVPQVVVPDNLKAAVQRPDRYEPELNPTYAELARHYGFAVIPARVRKPRDKAKVEAAVLLAERWILAVLRHQRFSTLQQVREAVRPLLEKLNERPMRKLGKSRRQLFEEVDRPALKPLPAERYELAWWKKARVNIDYHIEVDEHLYSVPYQLVGKQVEVRATTACVEVFLAGRRVASHPRASGPRPTTLPEHMPSSHRAHAQWTPSRILEWAAKVGPSTAALAEELMRRRKHPEQGFRACLGLIRLKEKYGPERLERACARALRHRACTYGSVAAILRNKLEAVEPVAEERAALPVHENIRGPDYYH; encoded by the coding sequence ATGAGGAAGCTACGAGAGATTCTGAGACTACACCTGGAAATGGGACTGACCGGCAGGGCGATAGCGCGCAGCTGCGGACTGTCACCGAGCACGGTGAGCGATTACCTGGGCCGGATAAAGCTGGCGCGGCTGAACTGGCCACTGCCGGCGGAGCTGGACGATGACGCAGCTCTGGAGCAGCTGCTCTTCCCCGACGAGCACAAGCCGAAGCTCAATCGCCCGGAGCCCGACTTCGCGCGAATCCACGAGGAGCTTCGGCGCAAGCACGTCACCAAGCAATTGCTGTGGCAGGAGTACCGGGAGCAGCACCCGGATGGCTACCAGTACAGCCAGTTCTGCGAGCACTACGCGCGCTGGTGCGCGCAACTGTCGGTGACGATGCGGCAGACGCACCGGGCCGGAGAGAAGGGCTTCGTGGACTTCAGCGGGGATGGGCTCGAGCTGGTGGTGCCCGAGACGGGGGAGAGGCAGAAGGTGAAGCTCTTCCTCTTCGTGCTGGGCGCCAGCAGCTACACCTACGTGGAGCCGGTGCTGGGGGAGGACCTGGCCACGTGGGTGGGCTGCCACAGCCGAGCGCTGGAGTACTTTGGCGGCGTGCCTCAGGTGGTGGTGCCCGACAATCTCAAGGCGGCAGTGCAGCGGCCTGACCGGTACGAGCCGGAGCTCAACCCCACCTACGCGGAGCTGGCCCGGCACTACGGTTTCGCCGTCATTCCCGCGCGCGTGCGCAAGCCGCGAGACAAGGCGAAGGTGGAGGCCGCGGTGCTGCTGGCCGAGAGGTGGATTCTGGCCGTGCTGCGCCACCAGCGCTTCAGCACGTTGCAGCAGGTGCGCGAGGCGGTGCGTCCGTTGCTCGAGAAGCTCAACGAGCGCCCCATGCGCAAGCTGGGCAAGTCGCGGCGGCAGCTCTTCGAGGAGGTGGACCGGCCCGCGCTCAAGCCCCTGCCCGCGGAGCGCTACGAGCTGGCGTGGTGGAAGAAGGCGCGCGTCAACATCGACTACCACATCGAGGTGGACGAGCACCTCTACAGCGTGCCGTACCAGTTAGTGGGCAAGCAGGTGGAAGTACGCGCCACCACGGCGTGCGTCGAAGTCTTCCTCGCAGGCCGTCGCGTCGCCAGCCACCCGCGCGCCAGCGGGCCGCGGCCGACGACGCTGCCCGAGCACATGCCCAGCTCGCACCGCGCCCATGCGCAGTGGACGCCCTCGCGAATACTCGAGTGGGCGGCCAAGGTGGGCCCCTCGACTGCGGCGCTGGCCGAGGAGCTGATGCGTCGGCGCAAACATCCCGAGCAGGGGTTCCGCGCCTGCCTGGGCCTCATCCGCTTGAAGGAGAAGTACGGCCCGGAGCGGTTGGAGCGCGCGTGCGCGCGTGCGCTTCGGCATCGTGCCTGTACCTACGGCAGCGTCGCCGCCATCCTGCGCAACAAGCTGGAAGCCGTGGAGCCGGTGGCCGAGGAGCGCGCCGCGCTGCCCGTCCACGAGAACATCCGCGGCCCTGACTACTACCACTGA
- a CDS encoding DUF2381 family protein: MWASAPRPEASRKPSRYLTACTYRERTVSNSALVLVWRSPSQAPPRRVPSSWTRPCLHSGGWFLVLTLSPGTLLTLALLAGTTEATESPRVFECSASSRIDLMAEPTELVHGVCVNPDEPTTFVFDALLPSEAVVLFDNRSVDFAQGGAFVTVYPKRSFLPGERVKLSVSFRDGSSPENATFWLVGHSARGARRVEVFRHAHSADALQRDATAARAEANQCQEEKARLLAERMEPGGLMGAAWLERTGEIQSKDIFNDLKQYSNNTLTVEAAKSYSHTGGVAVRLKFLNPGTELWVAVKVILKSSKGTEVEFSAWQKAAINPGDIGSVVVGIARAQEQLGCPCTLTLMDAQEMRTITLGNITFPASQSIGH, from the coding sequence GTGTGGGCCAGTGCCCCGCGCCCGGAAGCAAGCCGGAAACCCTCAAGGTATTTAACCGCATGTACATACAGGGAACGAACCGTTTCCAATAGCGCCCTCGTGTTGGTCTGGCGCAGCCCGAGCCAAGCGCCGCCGCGTCGCGTCCCGAGCAGTTGGACGCGGCCCTGCTTACATTCTGGAGGTTGGTTTCTCGTGCTTACACTGTCTCCTGGCACGCTCTTGACGCTCGCTCTCCTCGCTGGCACCACTGAGGCCACCGAGTCGCCTCGCGTCTTCGAGTGCTCAGCGTCCTCTCGAATTGATTTGATGGCCGAGCCCACCGAGTTGGTCCACGGCGTGTGCGTTAATCCGGACGAGCCGACAACCTTTGTGTTTGATGCGCTGCTGCCCTCCGAGGCGGTGGTGCTTTTTGACAACCGCTCCGTGGATTTTGCACAAGGAGGAGCCTTCGTGACAGTCTACCCCAAGCGGAGCTTCTTGCCGGGAGAGCGGGTGAAACTGTCGGTGAGCTTCCGGGATGGGTCATCCCCAGAGAACGCAACCTTCTGGTTGGTGGGGCATTCGGCACGAGGGGCGCGGCGGGTGGAAGTGTTCCGCCATGCGCACTCGGCGGATGCGCTCCAGAGGGACGCCACTGCGGCGCGGGCCGAAGCGAACCAGTGCCAAGAGGAGAAGGCGCGGTTGCTTGCTGAGCGCATGGAGCCAGGGGGGCTCATGGGCGCCGCATGGCTGGAGCGCACTGGGGAAATTCAGTCCAAGGACATTTTCAACGACTTGAAGCAGTACTCAAACAACACGCTAACGGTGGAGGCGGCCAAGAGTTATAGTCATACAGGAGGTGTTGCGGTGAGGTTAAAGTTTCTCAACCCAGGCACCGAGTTATGGGTGGCGGTGAAGGTCATATTGAAGAGCTCAAAGGGCACGGAGGTAGAGTTTTCTGCATGGCAGAAGGCGGCCATCAATCCTGGAGACATCGGTTCTGTGGTGGTAGGCATCGCGAGGGCACAGGAGCAACTCGGCTGCCCCTGCACCCTCACGCTGATGGATGCACAAGAAATGCGCACCATTACACTGGGAAACATCACTTTTCCGGCCAGTCAAAGTATAGGACATTAA
- a CDS encoding serine/threonine protein kinase produces the protein MLHYLPQPGAMVGAYELVEPIGRGGSGLVYKAARGGRHFAVKVLNRAGLDGWARREITALAHLALPNVVRFIGYDWWPEAERGYPCLIMEYVPGLTLDKWVERDNPSTRQVVTLFLKVARALGEVFRSGVLHRDVKENNILIREEDGEPVLIDFGISAVEGAPPVTEPGKLPPGTPEYRSPEAVHFLRDVAAGGSFTYSHTDELWALGVTLYWLLTDILPFGNRMQPGLQERILVEAPRPPHLLNSRVPEAVSRLCLRMLEKKLEERFPTHDEVCTAVEALLLRAEEEASWDLPLVDPDSPHRVTTVEEPKEDRPKDEKERDVREWIVHEPRRGRPPREKPAEPLAQEEWPLVGELNGQAAQAVREASLGEVTPGEEQAAAAAPPPEAPAGHVAGETALPELVGAKVHATAEPAPSSTLGVRRWRGGAGGSGPAPLRDWLQRSSLASALVAVLVAVAFAVGLWRSPAPVWEATPILPATQVTPSPGTAAQGREAGSAVPLHEVAPPGNPAEADRSAAPVRVQSSASTPTARLRQEDSRLTPEKKPTTQKKSRTSRCTPTPQRVCTAAGICSVVLLGCTSAQVRPEAASLDCPAGWKESHTTFEIRGGGPDTTAVLQGHKGHAGEMPSTMKEGPFAVYVTRDEFGSSAWKLPVGTLLTGTLIAGENRYFGRFTQAQTPDKQTYPVCIQIYVPVVQAMPGGLPDCPVGVGQCPAPGSKPETLKVFNRMYIQGTNRFQ, from the coding sequence GTGCTCCACTACCTTCCCCAACCCGGCGCCATGGTGGGTGCCTACGAACTCGTCGAACCGATTGGCCGGGGCGGTAGTGGGCTCGTCTACAAGGCGGCGCGCGGGGGGCGCCACTTCGCCGTCAAGGTGCTCAACCGGGCGGGGCTGGACGGCTGGGCGCGGCGCGAAATCACCGCCCTGGCTCACCTTGCGCTCCCCAACGTGGTGCGCTTCATCGGGTATGACTGGTGGCCCGAAGCGGAGCGCGGCTACCCCTGCCTGATCATGGAGTACGTGCCTGGGTTGACGCTGGACAAGTGGGTGGAGCGAGACAACCCCTCGACGCGTCAAGTGGTAACGCTCTTCTTGAAGGTGGCCCGAGCACTGGGAGAAGTGTTCCGGAGCGGGGTGCTGCATCGGGACGTCAAGGAGAACAACATCCTCATCCGCGAGGAGGACGGGGAGCCGGTGCTGATAGATTTTGGCATCAGTGCGGTGGAGGGAGCGCCGCCGGTGACCGAGCCCGGCAAGCTGCCGCCGGGGACGCCCGAGTACCGAAGCCCCGAGGCCGTGCACTTCCTCAGGGACGTGGCGGCGGGGGGAAGCTTTACCTACAGCCACACGGACGAGCTGTGGGCCCTGGGCGTGACGCTCTATTGGTTGCTGACGGACATCCTGCCGTTTGGCAACAGGATGCAACCGGGACTCCAGGAGCGCATTCTTGTGGAGGCGCCGCGCCCACCCCACCTTCTTAATTCGCGAGTCCCCGAGGCCGTCAGTCGGTTGTGCCTGCGGATGTTGGAGAAGAAGTTGGAGGAGCGTTTCCCCACGCATGACGAAGTCTGCACCGCCGTCGAAGCCCTGCTGCTGAGAGCGGAGGAGGAGGCCAGTTGGGACCTGCCATTGGTTGACCCCGACTCGCCCCACCGGGTGACGACCGTGGAGGAGCCGAAGGAGGACAGGCCGAAGGACGAGAAGGAGAGGGACGTTCGGGAGTGGATTGTCCACGAGCCCCGGCGAGGGCGCCCGCCTCGGGAGAAGCCCGCCGAACCGCTCGCCCAAGAGGAATGGCCTCTTGTAGGCGAGTTGAACGGGCAAGCGGCGCAGGCCGTGCGTGAAGCGTCCCTTGGAGAGGTCACCCCGGGAGAGGAGCAGGCAGCCGCGGCGGCACCGCCCCCGGAGGCGCCTGCGGGGCACGTGGCCGGAGAGACGGCGCTCCCGGAGTTGGTAGGCGCCAAAGTCCACGCCACCGCCGAGCCCGCCCCCAGCAGCACCTTGGGTGTGCGCCGCTGGCGGGGAGGCGCGGGGGGTTCAGGACCCGCGCCTCTGCGGGACTGGCTCCAGCGTTCTTCCTTGGCATCGGCGTTGGTGGCGGTGCTCGTGGCGGTGGCCTTCGCAGTGGGCCTGTGGCGCTCGCCAGCACCTGTCTGGGAAGCAACGCCCATTCTCCCAGCGACGCAGGTCACGCCCTCACCTGGCACAGCCGCCCAAGGAAGAGAGGCAGGAAGCGCCGTCCCCCTCCACGAAGTGGCGCCGCCGGGCAACCCGGCCGAAGCTGATAGGAGCGCGGCGCCCGTGAGGGTCCAATCATCCGCGTCCACACCTACCGCCAGGCTCCGCCAGGAGGACTCCCGCTTGACGCCCGAAAAGAAGCCCACCACACAGAAGAAGAGCAGAACGTCGCGTTGTACACCTACCCCTCAACGCGTCTGCACGGCGGCCGGTATCTGCTCCGTCGTGCTTCTGGGATGCACTAGCGCCCAGGTGCGACCGGAGGCCGCGTCTCTGGACTGTCCCGCTGGGTGGAAGGAGTCACACACCACGTTTGAAATTCGTGGTGGTGGGCCGGACACAACGGCCGTACTACAAGGCCACAAGGGTCATGCGGGAGAAATGCCAAGCACTATGAAAGAAGGTCCCTTTGCCGTGTACGTTACTCGGGACGAGTTCGGCAGTTCGGCCTGGAAGCTCCCCGTGGGCACGTTGCTGACTGGGACACTGATTGCTGGAGAAAACCGCTACTTTGGACGGTTCACTCAGGCGCAGACACCTGACAAGCAGACGTACCCAGTTTGCATACAGATTTATGTCCCCGTCGTGCAAGCCATGCCCGGAGGACTTCCGGATTGCCCCGTGGGTGTGGGCCAGTGCCCCGCGCCCGGAAGCAAGCCGGAAACCCTCAAGGTATTTAACCGCATGTACATACAGGGAACGAACCGTTTCCAATAG
- a CDS encoding helix-turn-helix domain-containing protein has product MIPEELMKVVGQVAREARERLDMNQAEVARAAGISPVVYGRIERGMMLPAVPTLRKIATALGISTDVLLGLGPKDVARTLNEPPPEVALGAELRKLLRTLRAWPDEKVRFLARVAKLLDSPSVKVEFTKESEPED; this is encoded by the coding sequence ATGATTCCCGAAGAACTCATGAAAGTGGTCGGACAGGTCGCCCGAGAAGCCCGGGAACGGCTAGACATGAATCAAGCCGAGGTCGCGCGAGCGGCGGGAATTTCGCCGGTTGTCTACGGGCGAATCGAGCGCGGCATGATGCTGCCCGCCGTCCCTACCCTGCGCAAAATCGCGACCGCGCTGGGCATTTCAACGGATGTGCTGCTGGGCCTCGGTCCCAAAGATGTGGCGCGGACGCTGAACGAGCCCCCGCCCGAGGTGGCCTTGGGGGCCGAGCTGCGCAAACTGCTGCGCACCCTGCGGGCATGGCCGGATGAGAAGGTCCGCTTCCTGGCCCGCGTGGCCAAGTTACTGGACTCGCCTTCCGTCAAGGTGGAGTTCACAAAGGAGTCCGAGCCCGAGGACTGA
- a CDS encoding helix-turn-helix domain-containing protein: MAKQTPRKPSLKRDARRSPGGAKTREVLAKHLGGVAREARTGTRMTQADVAERLGVATEVYGRLERGLLLPSVPTLRKLCAVLRMDANALLGLTSGVAFAPLDEPVEEKQENSPRMRRLLRHLRRLTPTQLNAVGHVASTLAQSTGSSTRLMSRSTPDEASSGGRHA; encoded by the coding sequence ATGGCTAAACAGACTCCACGCAAGCCCAGCCTCAAACGCGACGCTCGTCGGTCCCCCGGCGGCGCCAAGACCCGGGAGGTATTGGCCAAGCATCTGGGCGGAGTGGCTCGGGAAGCGCGAACGGGAACCCGGATGACCCAAGCGGATGTGGCCGAGCGGCTCGGCGTGGCCACCGAAGTGTACGGCCGACTGGAACGAGGTTTGTTACTACCGAGCGTGCCGACGCTGCGCAAGCTGTGCGCCGTTCTCCGAATGGATGCCAATGCCTTACTGGGTCTCACCTCGGGGGTGGCGTTCGCTCCCTTGGATGAGCCCGTGGAGGAGAAGCAGGAGAATTCTCCCCGGATGCGGCGATTGCTGCGCCACCTGCGGAGGCTGACCCCGACGCAACTCAACGCCGTGGGGCATGTCGCGAGCACGCTCGCCCAATCCACTGGAAGTTCCACGCGCCTCATGTCTCGGTCCACTCCCGATGAGGCCAGCTCCGGAGGACGGCACGCATGA
- a CDS encoding protein kinase domain-containing protein: MPSTPRDTPRRDSPRRHAHQPDEFRFTFEAGGQHYEVTDPLVHHPDYDPLFLAWRRPASGGPRRLVQLKQVSMLPGRDARRSAREEVRLATLLHHPKISRVYDFVVHKETPYVVLEHLPGCFLMTVLHAAALVDQRLSPAFAAYVAAEVADALEYAHHCDDEEGAPLRLVHRAVGPLRIRLGAEGRVKLCNFGAAYSELAGRLATPLDLLRGDPAYIAPELLRSFLAAHENPVAALSPRGLDGRADIFSLGLVLLEMLTSSYPLDPYGLVPNRPATRFPQGLRTERPTWIGLDVLFNRVLTFGPEEMERETERVTEPLRDIVRKALHPSPDLRYRTAADLRDDLRFYLRTSCVSGFGPLEMAAECKAILNEAAERKLLAAQTIERGVLPSAEGFLDHG, translated from the coding sequence ATGCCTTCCACGCCCAGAGACACCCCACGGCGCGACAGCCCTCGTCGCCACGCACACCAGCCAGATGAGTTCCGCTTCACTTTCGAGGCGGGCGGCCAGCATTACGAGGTGACGGACCCACTGGTTCATCATCCGGACTATGACCCGCTGTTCCTGGCGTGGCGTCGGCCCGCCTCGGGAGGACCTCGCCGTCTGGTGCAACTCAAGCAAGTGAGCATGCTTCCTGGACGGGACGCCCGCCGCAGCGCGCGGGAAGAGGTGCGCCTGGCGACCCTCCTGCATCACCCTAAAATCTCCCGGGTGTATGACTTCGTGGTGCACAAGGAAACGCCCTACGTCGTCTTGGAGCACCTGCCGGGCTGTTTTCTGATGACCGTGTTGCATGCGGCGGCGCTCGTGGACCAGCGTCTCTCTCCGGCCTTTGCTGCCTACGTGGCTGCCGAGGTGGCGGATGCGCTGGAGTACGCGCACCACTGCGACGACGAAGAGGGGGCGCCGCTGCGCCTCGTGCACCGGGCTGTGGGGCCGCTGCGCATCCGCTTGGGGGCGGAGGGCCGGGTGAAGTTGTGCAACTTTGGAGCAGCCTATTCCGAGTTGGCGGGGCGTCTGGCCACACCCCTCGACTTGCTGCGGGGCGACCCAGCCTACATCGCCCCGGAACTACTGCGCTCCTTTCTCGCGGCCCATGAGAACCCAGTGGCGGCCTTGTCGCCGAGAGGGTTGGATGGCCGGGCGGATATCTTCTCGCTCGGGCTGGTGCTGCTGGAAATGCTCACGTCCAGCTACCCGTTGGACCCTTACGGGCTCGTGCCCAACCGACCCGCGACTCGCTTTCCGCAAGGTCTGCGCACCGAACGCCCGACGTGGATTGGGCTGGACGTGTTGTTCAACCGCGTCCTCACCTTTGGGCCCGAGGAGATGGAGCGCGAAACGGAGCGGGTCACCGAGCCGCTCCGCGACATCGTGCGCAAGGCCCTTCATCCCAGCCCCGACCTCCGCTACCGCACGGCCGCCGACCTGCGCGATGACTTGAGATTCTACCTCCGCACGTCATGCGTCTCCGGCTTCGGTCCCTTGGAGATGGCGGCGGAGTGCAAGGCGATTTTGAACGAGGCGGCCGAGCGGAAGTTGTTGGCGGCCCAGACTATTGAGAGGGGCGTCCTGCCCTCGGCGGAAGGGTTTCTCGACCATGGCTAA
- a CDS encoding site-specific integrase: MLRKMVQGRAYTVHLDARSETEAEAELALFLRDPEGYRTRQEARQLKQEAAVYLTAETVGRFLESMRSAGTTARYVGNVGFYLATWAETLAGRDLRTVSLQELLRELARHSTGRKNRITAIKSFASWLREQGALSLAEDPTVSLKVPVTRPEKAMREKGYSIETTERLYRALSGWEYTNFNREDTRRMTAVQCVRDVLCIHAKTGMHGTEIERLARGEGKVAVLEDSGEIAATVTFIHKSGNVHRQSIDRQTLAAVQRLQARGAAPVDSHIRRVVGRACKELGIELVRFGEYRHSFVTWASECGQEVRPKSGGLPLTAIAAVVGHHSANTTKRFYDNVKVPPMIKIPIQLEHPEDPVWLPVRTAALRLVESA; this comes from the coding sequence GTGCTGCGCAAGATGGTTCAGGGCCGGGCCTATACGGTCCACCTGGACGCGCGCAGCGAGACGGAGGCCGAAGCTGAGTTGGCGCTGTTCCTCCGCGACCCGGAGGGCTACCGGACGCGCCAGGAGGCGCGGCAGCTCAAGCAGGAGGCCGCCGTCTACCTCACGGCGGAGACCGTGGGCCGATTCCTGGAGTCGATGCGCAGCGCGGGCACCACGGCGCGCTACGTGGGCAACGTGGGCTTCTACTTGGCGACGTGGGCCGAAACCCTGGCGGGCCGGGATCTGCGCACGGTGAGCCTCCAGGAGCTTCTGCGCGAACTGGCGAGGCACTCCACGGGTCGGAAGAACCGAATCACGGCCATCAAGTCCTTTGCCTCCTGGCTCCGAGAGCAAGGCGCGCTGTCCCTGGCCGAGGACCCGACGGTGTCCCTCAAGGTGCCAGTCACTCGGCCCGAGAAGGCGATGCGGGAGAAGGGCTACAGCATCGAGACCACCGAGCGGCTCTACCGAGCCCTCAGCGGATGGGAGTACACAAACTTCAACCGAGAGGACACGCGGCGCATGACGGCCGTGCAATGCGTGCGAGATGTGCTGTGCATCCACGCGAAGACAGGCATGCACGGCACGGAGATCGAGCGACTGGCCCGAGGAGAGGGCAAGGTGGCCGTGCTGGAGGATTCGGGGGAGATAGCTGCGACGGTGACGTTCATCCACAAAAGCGGGAACGTGCATCGCCAGAGCATTGACCGCCAAACCCTGGCCGCAGTGCAGCGGCTGCAAGCGCGGGGCGCCGCGCCCGTAGATAGCCACATTCGGCGGGTGGTGGGCCGCGCCTGCAAAGAGTTGGGAATCGAGCTGGTACGCTTTGGAGAGTACCGGCACAGCTTCGTGACGTGGGCCTCCGAATGCGGTCAAGAGGTGAGGCCCAAGTCAGGAGGACTGCCCCTGACGGCCATTGCCGCCGTGGTGGGGCACCATTCGGCGAACACCACGAAGCGCTTTTACGACAACGTGAAGGTGCCGCCGATGATCAAGATTCCCATCCAGTTGGAGCACCCGGAGGACCCGGTGTGGCTGCCGGTGAGGACCGCCGCCCTCAGGCTCGTCGAATCAGCTTGA
- a CDS encoding helix-turn-helix domain-containing protein, translating into MSRTMDSAALTFSISRFVEDVRGVVPVAGRASHERLPDGRTILVFRVLEEGRKGDVCVAGPRTRALFKNGTGVARAVILQFKPGWSAQLLGVSASALTDRIVHLEDIWGRSGGDLCLELLAARSLPEMLDRLSHAIALRAHQTFEPASARLARRAVRLFEGDEVRVERVAERLGVTARHLRRAFTESVGIGPKDFARAVRLQRAVGMAASSKDWGRIAADAGYYDQAHLIADFRELVGLTPGAFVKRTGDRGVRFGSGEAEADLHDTPERLGLDFQRPT; encoded by the coding sequence GTGTCGCGCACGATGGACTCTGCCGCCTTGACCTTCTCAATTTCCCGCTTCGTCGAGGACGTTCGCGGTGTCGTGCCAGTCGCTGGACGCGCAAGTCACGAACGGCTGCCCGACGGAAGAACGATCCTTGTCTTTCGAGTGCTCGAGGAGGGTCGGAAAGGGGATGTGTGCGTCGCGGGCCCGCGAACGCGGGCGCTGTTCAAGAACGGAACGGGCGTCGCGCGGGCGGTAATCCTTCAGTTCAAGCCAGGCTGGTCGGCGCAGCTCCTGGGCGTGTCCGCGAGCGCGCTGACGGACCGGATCGTGCATCTGGAAGACATCTGGGGCCGTTCGGGCGGCGACCTCTGCCTCGAGCTGCTCGCGGCGCGAAGCCTGCCGGAGATGCTCGACCGGCTTTCCCACGCGATCGCCCTTCGTGCCCACCAGACATTCGAACCGGCATCGGCACGGCTCGCTCGCCGCGCGGTTCGCTTGTTCGAAGGAGACGAGGTTCGGGTGGAGCGCGTAGCGGAGCGGCTTGGCGTCACGGCGCGGCATCTTCGCCGCGCCTTCACGGAGAGCGTCGGCATCGGGCCGAAGGATTTCGCGCGGGCCGTTCGCCTGCAGCGTGCCGTGGGGATGGCGGCGAGCTCGAAGGACTGGGGACGCATCGCCGCGGACGCGGGCTATTACGACCAGGCGCACCTCATTGCCGACTTCCGGGAGCTCGTCGGGCTCACGCCGGGCGCCTTCGTGAAGCGGACGGGCGATCGGGGCGTTCGGTTCGGCTCCGGCGAGGCGGAGGCCGATCTCCACGACACCCCGGAGCGACTCGGGCTCGACTTCCAGCGCCCGACGTGA
- a CDS encoding alpha/beta hydrolase family protein → MSEPTSAANIPSAPTPVLSVSPVVLPAPGRAVDLQVRVSAPLTGSELPIILLSHGHGRSNHLSSLNGYAPLANYYAAHGFVVIQPTHLDSKTLTLDSKDPDAPLYWRARAEDMKRILDQLDAIERAVAALAGRLDRSKVAVVGHSMGGHTASLLLGARHKAPHDGTEVNLSEPRIKAGVLLAAPGRGDALSKFAAENYSFFSTIDYSRMTTPALVVAGDKDDSPHLTVAGADWHAEPYFLSPSPKSLLTLFDAGHGLGGVSGYDVAETTDENPERVAAVQLLTWAYLRTGLYPGDSAWQEAQNALTGVARPLGRVESK, encoded by the coding sequence ATGAGCGAACCGACTTCCGCGGCCAACATCCCCAGCGCACCCACGCCGGTCCTGTCGGTCAGCCCAGTCGTGCTGCCAGCTCCCGGCCGCGCCGTTGATCTCCAGGTGCGAGTCTCCGCGCCCCTGACCGGAAGCGAACTGCCCATCATCTTGCTCTCGCACGGCCACGGCCGCTCCAACCACCTCTCCTCATTGAACGGCTACGCCCCACTCGCCAACTACTATGCGGCACACGGCTTCGTCGTGATCCAGCCCACCCATCTCGACTCAAAGACGCTCACCCTCGACTCCAAGGACCCCGATGCGCCTCTGTACTGGCGAGCGCGGGCCGAGGACATGAAGCGCATCCTCGACCAACTCGACGCGATCGAGCGCGCCGTCGCCGCGCTCGCCGGGCGCTTGGACCGAAGCAAGGTGGCCGTCGTCGGGCACTCGATGGGCGGGCACACCGCGAGCCTGCTGCTTGGCGCGCGGCACAAGGCTCCCCACGACGGAACGGAAGTGAACCTCTCCGAGCCCCGGATCAAGGCGGGCGTGCTGCTCGCCGCGCCCGGCAGAGGCGACGCCCTCAGCAAGTTCGCAGCCGAGAACTACTCCTTCTTCTCGACCATCGACTACTCCAGGATGACGACGCCCGCGCTCGTGGTCGCCGGCGACAAGGACGACTCTCCCCACCTGACGGTCGCAGGCGCCGACTGGCACGCCGAGCCATACTTCCTCTCCCCAAGCCCCAAGTCCCTGCTCACCCTGTTCGACGCAGGGCACGGGCTGGGCGGAGTCTCGGGATATGACGTCGCCGAGACCACGGACGAGAACCCCGAGCGAGTGGCTGCCGTTCAGCTTCTCACCTGGGCCTACCTCCGCACCGGGCTCTACCCCGGAGACTCCGCCTGGCAGGAAGCGCAAAACGCGCTGACTGGCGTAGCCAGGCCGCTCGGACGGGTCGAGTCCAAATAA